In Thermococcus zilligii AN1, a genomic segment contains:
- a CDS encoding ABC transporter substrate-binding protein: MGMRKVFRGLVVAILVIAVFTAGCIGGTTPNSGKTTQGQSGTSTTTTTTTTAIQTTYPLTIKDDMNRTVTITKEPQRIVSLAPSITETLFYIGAGGKLVGVTQWDDWPPAVENITRVGGYGKYANVEIIANLSPDLIIADAYSLDILGKLEKIAPVVVVNPKDVNGIYHQIELLGKITNRQGQAVRVIEEMKANISRVTEKVKNLTRPRVFFLLSAYNGEYWTAGKDTFVDDVIRLAGGKNIFDDISGWGKPGREEILARDPEVIVLLPTSGIDATQLCDTFLAQTTAVKEGRVYTAKDANVYQRPSPRIALAVEEMAEFLHPAEFNLGFNPTACAVSSSSG, from the coding sequence ATGGGAATGAGAAAGGTGTTTCGTGGTTTAGTAGTGGCCATCCTGGTTATAGCAGTCTTTACGGCGGGTTGCATAGGGGGAACCACCCCAAATTCCGGCAAGACCACTCAAGGCCAGAGCGGGACATCCACAACAACCACGACTACCACGACAGCAATCCAGACGACCTATCCACTCACAATTAAGGACGATATGAACAGGACCGTCACGATCACGAAAGAACCGCAGAGAATAGTGTCACTTGCCCCGAGCATAACCGAGACGCTGTTCTATATAGGGGCAGGGGGCAAACTCGTTGGGGTGACCCAGTGGGATGACTGGCCCCCGGCCGTGGAGAACATAACACGGGTTGGAGGGTACGGAAAGTACGCCAACGTTGAGATCATTGCAAACCTCTCACCTGACCTCATAATAGCGGATGCCTATTCGCTCGACATACTTGGGAAGCTTGAGAAGATAGCACCGGTAGTGGTGGTGAACCCGAAAGACGTAAACGGCATCTATCACCAGATTGAGCTTCTTGGAAAAATCACCAACAGACAGGGGCAGGCTGTGAGGGTAATAGAGGAAATGAAGGCCAACATATCACGCGTCACCGAGAAAGTAAAGAACCTTACAAGGCCAAGGGTTTTCTTCCTTCTAAGCGCTTACAACGGGGAATACTGGACTGCGGGCAAAGACACCTTCGTGGACGACGTCATAAGGCTTGCCGGGGGAAAGAACATCTTTGATGACATCAGCGGATGGGGAAAGCCCGGCAGGGAGGAGATACTGGCGAGGGACCCCGAGGTTATAGTGCTACTGCCAACCTCCGGAATAGATGCCACCCAGCTCTGCGACACATTCCTGGCCCAGACCACTGCGGTTAAGGAGGGAAGGGTCTACACCGCAAAGGACGCAAACGTTTACCAGAGGCCGAGTCCGAGGATAGCCCTCGCGGTTGAAGAGATGGCCGAGTTCCTGCATCCAGCGGAGTTCAACCTGGGCTTCAACCCCACAGCCTGCGCGGTTTCAAGTTCCAGCGGCTGA
- a CDS encoding NAD(P)-dependent malic enzyme: MDAKAFHRDNFWPGKIEVIPKVLLTGETLPLAYTPGVAEVSVEIAGEPERVFDYTNRGNTIAVVSDGSRVLGLGDIGPLGALPVMEGKALLFKAFGGVDAFPLVLAEKDPDRFVEVVKAVSPSFGGINLEDIASPKCFYILERLRKELEIPVFHDDQQGTASVVLAGLLNALKVVGKRLGEVTIALFGAGAAGFATLRLLVEAGVKPENVRVVELVGGKPRVLTPDLPLEELFPHRGELLSRTNGEGIEGGPEEALKGADVLISFTRPGPGVIKPEWIKGMADDPVVFPLANPVPEILPEEAKKAGAKVVATGRSDYPNQINNLLGFPAIFRGALDVRASTITDGMIIAASKAMASVIEPSEDEIIPSPFHPDVHPVVARAVAEAAINEGVARVRVKPEEVEERLRRWRRFYEENVVPLNEKRKLYL, translated from the coding sequence ATGGACGCTAAGGCCTTTCACAGGGACAACTTTTGGCCCGGGAAAATCGAAGTCATTCCGAAGGTTCTCCTCACTGGGGAGACGCTTCCCTTGGCCTATACGCCGGGTGTGGCCGAGGTTTCGGTAGAGATAGCGGGGGAGCCAGAGAGGGTCTTTGACTACACCAACAGGGGTAACACAATAGCTGTAGTCAGCGACGGAAGCAGAGTCCTCGGCCTTGGTGACATAGGCCCCCTCGGAGCGCTCCCGGTCATGGAAGGAAAGGCGTTGCTCTTCAAGGCATTCGGTGGAGTTGATGCATTTCCCCTCGTCCTCGCTGAGAAGGATCCGGACAGGTTTGTGGAGGTTGTAAAAGCCGTTTCGCCCTCATTTGGTGGAATAAACCTCGAGGACATCGCCTCACCGAAGTGCTTTTACATCCTCGAGCGGCTTAGAAAAGAGCTTGAGATACCTGTTTTTCACGACGATCAGCAGGGGACGGCGAGCGTGGTTTTGGCCGGATTGCTCAACGCCCTTAAAGTTGTTGGAAAGCGGCTTGGTGAGGTAACGATTGCACTCTTCGGCGCAGGGGCTGCAGGGTTCGCCACGCTGAGGCTCCTCGTTGAGGCAGGTGTGAAGCCTGAGAACGTCCGCGTGGTGGAGCTCGTTGGAGGGAAACCCCGGGTCTTGACCCCGGATCTCCCGCTGGAGGAGCTGTTCCCCCACAGGGGGGAGCTTCTTTCAAGGACTAACGGCGAAGGGATTGAAGGCGGCCCCGAGGAAGCCCTGAAGGGAGCGGATGTCCTCATATCCTTCACGAGGCCGGGGCCGGGAGTAATAAAACCGGAGTGGATAAAGGGAATGGCCGATGACCCCGTGGTCTTTCCGCTGGCCAACCCGGTTCCTGAGATACTTCCGGAGGAGGCCAAGAAAGCTGGAGCGAAGGTTGTTGCCACGGGCAGGAGCGATTATCCAAACCAGATAAACAACCTCCTCGGTTTCCCGGCCATATTCAGGGGAGCCCTTGACGTCAGGGCGAGCACGATAACCGATGGGATGATAATAGCCGCCTCAAAGGCCATGGCTTCGGTGATAGAGCCGAGCGAGGACGAGATAATCCCCTCCCCCTTCCATCCCGACGTCCATCCGGTTGTGGCGAGGGCGGTGGCGGAGGCGGCAATTAATGAGGGCGTTGCAAGGGTTAGGGTGAAGCCTGAGGAGGTCGAGGAGAGGCTGAGGAGATGGAGGAGGTTCTACGAGGAGAACGTTGTTCCTCTGAACGAAAAAAGGAAGCTCTACCTGTAG
- a CDS encoding metallophosphoesterase family protein, whose protein sequence is MKRAAVALLRVLVVVTAGCIGGGNKGPTESESPSGNINFASYGKGQVLGNWAKLADTSKVYVSEGYEDLARHYFPNAQILFASQYDGGIAILSPKDARTALRGKPILITVNDYFGYIVYRLGLKLVGPDKGVVAVFNDNGKAHIVFTGTSKAGAGAALEYAMGLKKGEKVKVDDVVRSGEFEGVVLKVIGDNDWDGIPDDGESWYLTSFSALEPFIYYWRVVEGENVTVSGGFIRLVNGSTVYIHALGFNVSIKVENPKNKELTYVIENINPRYVEVTGKARSVEMGETEIKVVSSSDEVNIAPKDVTDYSIIAFGDHRPDGGTKPPEVFLRIRDKINDDEGVFIIDGGDLVYTGRVDEWAELLKEWRWNKPIFVAPGNHEYRGEGINVFHMLFGPENYAFSFGKYRYIIVNNVENNYGLSDETFKWLEEQMKLAVEKGERPVLVLHAPPVDPRPNGEHTMGPEDGKRLLEMMKAYNAFGVFSHIHLYWYGEEDGVQMLITGGGGAPLYAPPDQGGFYHYVRMYMAANGTISPEPVKVEP, encoded by the coding sequence ATGAAAAGGGCAGCCGTTGCACTCCTCCGGGTTTTAGTCGTTGTCACCGCCGGTTGCATTGGCGGGGGCAACAAGGGCCCAACAGAATCCGAGTCCCCTTCAGGGAACATAAACTTCGCTTCCTACGGGAAGGGCCAGGTTCTGGGGAACTGGGCAAAGCTTGCTGATACTTCAAAGGTCTACGTCAGCGAGGGCTACGAAGATTTAGCCAGACACTACTTTCCGAATGCTCAAATCCTTTTCGCAAGCCAGTACGACGGCGGAATAGCCATCCTCTCTCCGAAGGACGCCAGAACGGCCCTCAGGGGAAAGCCGATTCTTATAACCGTCAACGACTACTTCGGCTACATTGTCTACAGGCTCGGGCTCAAGCTTGTCGGGCCGGACAAGGGCGTTGTGGCTGTTTTCAACGATAACGGCAAAGCCCACATCGTCTTCACCGGGACGAGCAAAGCGGGAGCCGGAGCGGCCCTTGAGTACGCAATGGGGCTGAAAAAAGGCGAAAAGGTCAAGGTGGACGACGTCGTAAGGAGTGGTGAGTTTGAGGGAGTTGTGCTGAAGGTCATAGGGGACAACGACTGGGACGGGATTCCGGATGACGGCGAGAGCTGGTACCTCACCTCTTTCAGTGCCCTGGAGCCCTTCATCTACTACTGGAGGGTTGTGGAGGGGGAGAACGTTACCGTCAGCGGGGGCTTCATAAGGCTCGTAAACGGCTCAACCGTCTACATCCACGCCCTCGGGTTCAACGTGAGCATAAAAGTGGAGAATCCGAAGAACAAAGAGCTCACCTATGTCATCGAGAACATCAACCCCCGCTACGTCGAGGTAACCGGAAAAGCCAGGTCAGTGGAGATGGGTGAAACCGAGATAAAGGTCGTAAGCTCCTCGGATGAGGTCAACATAGCCCCCAAGGACGTCACCGACTACAGCATCATCGCCTTCGGCGACCACAGGCCCGATGGAGGAACAAAGCCGCCTGAAGTGTTCCTCAGGATACGCGATAAAATCAACGACGACGAGGGAGTCTTCATAATTGACGGAGGCGATTTGGTCTACACGGGAAGGGTTGACGAGTGGGCAGAACTTCTCAAGGAATGGAGGTGGAACAAACCCATCTTTGTCGCCCCGGGTAACCACGAGTACCGTGGCGAGGGGATAAACGTCTTCCACATGCTCTTTGGCCCAGAAAACTACGCCTTCTCCTTCGGAAAGTACCGCTACATAATCGTCAACAACGTTGAGAACAACTACGGCCTCAGCGACGAGACCTTCAAGTGGCTGGAGGAGCAGATGAAGCTGGCAGTTGAGAAGGGAGAGCGGCCTGTCCTGGTTCTCCACGCCCCGCCGGTTGACCCGAGGCCCAACGGGGAGCATACCATGGGGCCCGAAGACGGCAAAAGGCTCCTGGAGATGATGAAAGCCTACAACGCCTTCGGGGTATTCAGCCACATCCACCTCTACTGGTACGGAGAGGAGGACGGCGTCCAGATGCTCATAACGGGCGGGGGTGGAGCACCGCTGTACGCACCGCCCGACCAGGGGGGCTTCTACCACTATGTCAGGATGTACATGGCGGCAAACGGCACGATCTCCCCCGAGCCCGTCAAGGTAGAGCCGTGA